Proteins found in one Oncorhynchus gorbuscha isolate QuinsamMale2020 ecotype Even-year linkage group LG15, OgorEven_v1.0, whole genome shotgun sequence genomic segment:
- the LOC123998147 gene encoding L-rhamnose-binding lectin CSL2 isoform X1 codes for MLLVRLTAFTLLAAVCCTLPAAATRVVTCDNGENVQFLICDSGVIFIERALYGRTDGTTCKEGRPANQLTNTQCSQTGTLEVLSHRCNGKQVCEVNTEVFRTSDPCVGIYKYLDTTYTCLPATRSITCEGSDALLECDEGTIQIHSANYGRRDQLVCSFNRPTNQLANTNCLSQSITTSKVAKRCNGKSQCDVPASNSLYGDPCVGTYKYLDVAYTCG; via the exons ATGCTCCTTGTCAGACTGACTGCGTTCACCT TGCTGGCTGCAGTTTGCTGTACACTACCAGCTGCAG CGACAAGAGTGGTCACCTGTGACAATGGAGAAAACGTCCAGTTCCTGATCTGTg ATTCTGGAGTGATCTTCATTGAGAGAGCTCTGTATGGAAGGACTGACGGAACCACCTGCAAAGAAGGACGACCTGCCAACCAGCTGACCAACACACAGTGTTCACAGACAGGCACCCTGGAGGTCCTCTCACACAG GTGCAATGGGAAACAGGTGTGTGAAGTGAACACTGAAGTCTTCCGTACTTCTGACCCCTGTGTTGGAATCTACAAATACCTGGATACCACCTACACCTGCCTCCCAGCAA CACGCAGCATCACGTGTGAAGGCTCTGATGCTCTATTAGAATGTG ATGAAGGTACGATCCAGATCCACAGTGCCAACTATGGCCGCCGTGACCAGCTAGTGTGTTCCTTTAATCGGCCCACTAACCAACTAGCCAACACCAACTGCCTGAGCCAATCCATAACCACCAGTAAGGTAGCAAAGAG GTGTAATGGGAAGAGCCAGTGTGACGTCCCGGCGTCCAACTCTCTGTATGGAGATCCCTGTGTAGGAACCTACAAGTACCTGGATGTGGCTTACACCTGTGGCTAA
- the LOC123998147 gene encoding L-rhamnose-binding lectin CSL2 isoform X2 has protein sequence MLLVRLTAFTSTRVVTCDNGENVQFLICDSGVIFIERALYGRTDGTTCKEGRPANQLTNTQCSQTGTLEVLSHRCNGKQVCEVNTEVFRTSDPCVGIYKYLDTTYTCLPATRSITCEGSDALLECDEGTIQIHSANYGRRDQLVCSFNRPTNQLANTNCLSQSITTSKVAKRCNGKSQCDVPASNSLYGDPCVGTYKYLDVAYTCG, from the exons ATGCTCCTTGTCAGACTGACTGCGTTCACCT CGACAAGAGTGGTCACCTGTGACAATGGAGAAAACGTCCAGTTCCTGATCTGTg ATTCTGGAGTGATCTTCATTGAGAGAGCTCTGTATGGAAGGACTGACGGAACCACCTGCAAAGAAGGACGACCTGCCAACCAGCTGACCAACACACAGTGTTCACAGACAGGCACCCTGGAGGTCCTCTCACACAG GTGCAATGGGAAACAGGTGTGTGAAGTGAACACTGAAGTCTTCCGTACTTCTGACCCCTGTGTTGGAATCTACAAATACCTGGATACCACCTACACCTGCCTCCCAGCAA CACGCAGCATCACGTGTGAAGGCTCTGATGCTCTATTAGAATGTG ATGAAGGTACGATCCAGATCCACAGTGCCAACTATGGCCGCCGTGACCAGCTAGTGTGTTCCTTTAATCGGCCCACTAACCAACTAGCCAACACCAACTGCCTGAGCCAATCCATAACCACCAGTAAGGTAGCAAAGAG GTGTAATGGGAAGAGCCAGTGTGACGTCCCGGCGTCCAACTCTCTGTATGGAGATCCCTGTGTAGGAACCTACAAGTACCTGGATGTGGCTTACACCTGTGGCTAA